A stretch of Toxoplasma gondii ME49 chromosome V, whole genome shotgun sequence DNA encodes these proteins:
- a CDS encoding hypothetical protein (encoded by transcript TGME49_285950), with amino-acid sequence MGMATKSGGSNSQLVPSSWFVAPAADNSGPGRQREAGAAATKISDRKSVERNCSSASLGRSEATHGQKDGSRRRNKTGGDPAKPGVSVNPTREAGESSTTADQAHFSRPSLAFKDCPTKKFNDSRQRPQDGNPQVPRKNCGSREQASRKHGKPWEKLVHGGRFGGRPGSATSRNISFSQSPKDEEDEDEEQATSVGEGERERMLAAAMAAIEAKADEAALSDVEEKKARGKGTNGFRDGKRKREAEAATQRGSGTLEETKNERTPTDEAFSGRDEQEKKRRKTGERRQALSQTKGKVGRNGGTGEREENADDSPGLPCDGSMGDKDRQAGAETESDSEGDDDDCHIHIVRRTGKMQTTQTGKNEADNAPPDRKHGFPGSSSSRTEVVKTRDRDRRRVAGHTDHRSGPRPSTDRGASFGFHVSAEENRFFPPLAEQKTEACSEDQETETPGEKKVAGRPGDEETAELLRFVPKTLPFAGARRTHTLSIALPASIIDNAQTAELRAALVGQIARTLTVFGVDEIIVYEDVAAAISRGANKDEGHSPALEFFVRNLRYLETPQFLRKSLFPIHPDLRFAGLQNPLDAPHHLRRNEWLPYREGVVIASSKTREETPQGKSESRAPAKGEEVKLTAAEKKRLKNKKGAWVDCGLPAHVWVPDTRLQDGMRVTIRLDPSVRQLQRQPRERGDAEPPLMKGAAVSPDEPPVKAGLYWGYRVRIAQHFQDVFSNCPFSSDGRYDLTVGTSERGTCVGRDFAFPMNYKHMLLVFGGLQGLEAVLLDRQSNCAPCRDPSTLFDMYLNTCPFQRSRTIRAEEAVPITLALLRPYLLESAADKNA; translated from the exons ATGGGGATGGCGACAAAGTCCGGCGGCAGCAACAGCCAGCTGGTGCCGTCTTCCTGGTTTGTCGCGCCTGCTGCCGACAATTCGGGGccaggaaggcagagagaagccgggGCAGCGGCGACAAAAATCTCAGACAGGAAAAGTGTGGAAAGAAATTGTTCCAGTGCGTCTCTCGGCCGTTCTGAAGCGACGCACGGACAGAAGGACGGGAGTCGACGCCGAAACAAAACAGGCGGCGACCCCGCGAAACCTGGGGTGTCCGtaaacccgacacgggagGCAGGGGAATCGTCAACGACAGCGGATCAGGCACATTTCTCCAGGCCTTCACTGGCATTCAAGGACTGTCCGACGAAAAAATTCAACGATTCCAGACAGAGGCCACAAGACGGAAATCCACAAGTCCCGCGAAAAAACTGCGGAAGTCGCGAACAAGCATCCAGGAAGCATGGTAAGCCCTGGGAGAAGCTGGTCCACGGGGGTCGCTTCGGCGGCAGGCCGGGTAGTGCTACGAGTCGAAACATCTCGTTTTCTCAAAGTCcaaaggacgaggaagacgaagacgaggaacagGCGACTTCCGTCGGTgaaggcgaacgcgagaggaTGCTGGCTGCTGCCATGGCGGCGATCGAAGCAAAAGCCGACGAGGCTGCGCTCTCAGAtgtcgaggaaaagaaggcgcgGGGAAAAGGAACGAACGGCTTTCGAgacggaaagagaaaacgtgaAGCTGAGGCGGCGACCCAGCGCGGCAGTGGAACTctggaagaaacaaaaaacgaaagaacgCCTACAGACGAGGCCTTCAGTGGTCGCGACgaacaggaaaaaaagaggcgGAAGACCGGGGAACGGCGCCAAGCTCTTTCGCAGACAAAAGGCAAAGTTGGAAGGAACGGAGGGACTggcgagcgagaggaaaacgcagacgacaGTCCAGGCCTGCCCTGCGATGGGTCGATGGGCGACAAAGACCGGCAAGCAGGGGCAGAAACTGAGAGCGACAGTGAGGGTGATGACGACGACTGCCACATCCACATCGTGAGACGCACTGGGAAGATGCAAACAAcacaaacaggaaagaacgagGCAGACAACGCGCCGCCTGACAGGAAGCACGGATTCCCTGGTTCGTCGTCCAGCCG GACTGAGGTCGTGAAAACGCGTGACAGAGATCGCCGGCGAGTTGCTGGACATACAGACCACCGAAGTGGTCCTCGACCATCTACGGACAGAGGAGCCTCGTTCGGTTTCCATGTTTCCGCGGAAGAAAACCgattctttcctcctctcgccgagcagaagacagaggcatGCTCTGAAGAccaggaaacggagacgccaggcgagaagaaggtaGCTGGAAGAcccggcgacgaagagacagcggaacttcttcgtttcgtgCCTAAA ACTCTGCCCTTTgcaggcgcgagaagaacaCACACGCTCTCCATTGCGTTGCCGGCGTCCATCATTGACAATGCACAG ACGGCAGAATTGCGAGCAGCTCTCGTTGGACAGATCGCACGAACACTGACAGTTTTTGGAGTCGACGAAATCATTGTTTACGAAGACGTTG CGGCTGCCATCTCCAGAGGCGCCAACAAGGACGAAGGTCACTCGCCAGCACTCGAATTTTTCGTACGAAATTTGAGATATTTGGAAACTCCGCAGTTCCTGCGCAAGTCACTCTTTCCCATTCACCCTG ATTTACGGTTTGCGGGGCTGCAGAACCCTTTGGACGCACCCCACCATTTGCGAAGAAATGAGTGGCTGCCGTACCGAGAAGGCGTCGTCATCGCATCTTCtaaaacgcgagaagagacgccgcagGGCAAGTCGGAGAGCAGAGCCCCCgcaaagggagaggaagtcAAGCTGAcggcagcggagaagaagcgactcAAGAACAAGAAGGGCGCGTGGGTTGATTGTGGTCTGCCAGCTCACGTCTGGGTCCCTGACACTCGCTTGCAGGACGGGATGAG AGTCACTATTCGTCTCGACCCTTCTGTCCGGCAGCTTCAGCGTCAaccgcgagaaagaggagatgCAGAGCCGCCTCTGATGAAAGGCGCAGCGGTTTCTCCGGATGAACCTCCGGTCAAGGcag GACTCTACTGGGGCTACCGCGTCCGCATTGCTCAGCATTTCCAGGATGTTTTTTCCAACTGCCCGTTCAGCTCCGATGGTCGCTACGATCTGACTGTCGGCACGTCGGAGAGAGGGACCTGTGTAGGCCGAGACTTTGCGTTCCCAATGAACTACAA ACACAtgcttctcgttttcggAGGGCTGCAAGGACTGGAAGCTGTTCTTCTAGATCGCCAGTCAAACTGTGCGCCTTGCCGCGATCCTTCCACGCTCTTCGATATGTACTTGAACACCTGTCCTTTCCAACGCTCTAGAACAATTCGAGCTGAAGAGGCTGTTCCGATCACTTTGGCACTGCTTCGACCCTACCTTCTTGAGTCTGCGGCGGACAAAAACGCGTGA